In the genome of Spirochaetia bacterium, one region contains:
- a CDS encoding ABC transporter permease — translation MNPKTRDLFLTTVLAILLGLIISGFMMLLLGKNPISTYGILFSSMFRDTYTIGEIFVKATPLIFTALAFAFTFKANLFNIGAQGQFYIGAITAVAISLAWPSGIAIPFVIIAAFLLSGIWGGLIGFAKARFNANEFLTSMMSTYIALAIMNYLLRTSLMETKGEYPQTDTLAKAVWLPRIVPHTRLHLGFLLAVFIAIGIWLLLYRTSLGFRIRAVGMNSEASSMSGIRPRQIIVISFFISGGLAGLAGVTEVNGVQHMLLQGFNPSIGSLGIGIAILANANPIGIIFASILFGALQVGGSIMGQLSGIPSSIIDLMEGFVMIFVIMSYFVRNKMEVNRDKKHLKEVNEV, via the coding sequence ATGAATCCTAAGACAAGAGACCTTTTCCTGACTACGGTACTGGCAATCCTGCTGGGACTCATCATCAGCGGCTTCATGATGCTGTTGCTCGGGAAAAATCCCATTTCCACCTACGGCATCCTGTTTTCCTCGATGTTCCGTGATACCTATACCATCGGCGAGATATTTGTCAAGGCAACTCCCCTGATCTTCACGGCCCTTGCCTTTGCCTTTACGTTCAAGGCAAACCTGTTCAACATCGGAGCCCAAGGCCAGTTCTACATCGGAGCAATCACGGCAGTTGCCATTTCATTGGCATGGCCGTCAGGTATCGCCATACCATTCGTCATCATTGCTGCGTTCCTGCTCAGCGGTATCTGGGGTGGTCTGATCGGTTTTGCAAAAGCCCGTTTCAATGCAAATGAATTCCTCACCAGTATGATGAGCACGTACATTGCGCTTGCAATCATGAACTACCTGCTGAGGACTTCCCTGATGGAAACAAAAGGCGAATACCCACAGACAGATACGCTGGCAAAGGCAGTCTGGCTACCACGCATCGTGCCTCACACAAGACTGCACCTCGGTTTTCTGCTTGCAGTTTTCATAGCCATAGGCATATGGCTGTTGCTCTATCGGACCTCCCTGGGTTTTAGAATTCGGGCGGTAGGCATGAACAGCGAAGCATCTTCCATGAGCGGCATCAGGCCACGGCAGATAATCGTCATAAGCTTTTTCATCAGCGGCGGCCTAGCAGGCCTGGCTGGTGTAACAGAAGTCAACGGCGTCCAGCATATGCTGCTACAGGGATTCAATCCTTCCATAGGATCCCTTGGTATCGGTATCGCCATTCTCGCCAATGCAAACCCGATCGGCATCATCTTTGCATCCATTCTGTTCGGTGCACTGCAGGTAGGCGGTTCAATCATGGGGCAATTGTCCGGTATTCCATCAAGCATCATCGACCTGATGGAAGGTTTTGTAATGATTTTCGTCATAATGTCCTATTTTGTCCGTAACAAAATGGAAGTCAACAGGGACAAGAAACATCTGAAGGAGGTCAACGAAGTATGA
- a CDS encoding ABC transporter ATP-binding protein, with protein sequence METPFFELRGISKYFAKVVANKDVSFSINRGEVLALLGENGAGKSTCMKILYGLYSMDEGKLYKDGKEISIDSPRDAMHYRISMIQQHFSLVAAHTVTENIILGNVTGKIDWKQKEKEIAELATTYGFEIDPKAKIRDLAVGQQQKVEILKALYLDANLLIMDEPTAVLTPQEIDNLMEFVRTFVAKGNAIIFITHKLKEVMAVADRIIVMRNGKVFGDVLKTETTEEKLSQMMIGHQLETLPVTSESEIRDKICLSVDSLTIEKEGELPKLQDVSFDIHEGEIFGIAGVSGNGQQELCMAICGAEKPTKGTIRLEGQDITHNSIRERIEKGIGYVPSDRQRYGMIMDMTLSENIFLKSSYSNQWSRHGWIRRTALNNRTQQILKDFDVKAPGPSAIAHELSGGNQQKVIVGREVYNCGSFVIFDQPTRGLDLGAIHNVHAAILHEKEAGKAIMLVSTELSEIFMLCDRIAVLYKGQLQGIYRASQLDTTKIGLLMAGYSIEGDTDES encoded by the coding sequence ATGGAAACACCATTTTTTGAATTAAGGGGAATCTCCAAATATTTTGCCAAAGTAGTAGCAAACAAAGATGTTTCTTTCTCCATCAACAGAGGAGAAGTATTGGCACTGCTCGGCGAAAACGGCGCAGGAAAAAGTACCTGCATGAAGATTCTTTATGGCCTATACAGCATGGATGAAGGAAAGCTATACAAAGACGGCAAAGAAATCAGCATAGACTCCCCCAGGGATGCCATGCATTATAGAATTTCCATGATACAGCAGCACTTTTCCTTGGTAGCTGCACATACCGTGACCGAGAATATCATCCTAGGCAACGTAACAGGCAAGATTGACTGGAAACAAAAGGAAAAGGAAATCGCAGAACTGGCAACTACCTACGGTTTTGAAATCGATCCAAAGGCAAAGATACGTGACTTGGCTGTCGGGCAACAACAGAAAGTTGAAATCCTCAAGGCACTGTATCTGGACGCGAACCTGTTGATCATGGATGAACCGACAGCAGTACTTACTCCTCAGGAAATCGACAACCTCATGGAATTCGTCAGAACCTTCGTCGCAAAGGGAAACGCCATTATCTTCATTACCCATAAGCTCAAGGAAGTCATGGCAGTGGCAGACCGTATCATCGTCATGAGAAACGGCAAAGTCTTCGGGGATGTCCTCAAAACAGAGACGACGGAAGAAAAACTGTCACAGATGATGATCGGGCACCAACTGGAAACATTGCCGGTAACTTCAGAAAGTGAAATACGGGACAAGATATGCCTTTCCGTCGACAGTCTGACAATCGAAAAGGAAGGAGAGCTTCCAAAGCTTCAGGATGTCTCCTTTGACATCCATGAAGGAGAAATCTTCGGTATCGCAGGTGTTTCCGGCAATGGTCAGCAGGAACTATGCATGGCAATCTGCGGAGCTGAAAAGCCTACGAAAGGAACCATCAGACTGGAAGGCCAGGATATCACACACAATTCGATACGTGAAAGGATTGAAAAGGGAATCGGCTACGTACCTTCAGACCGGCAACGATATGGTATGATCATGGATATGACGCTGTCAGAAAACATCTTTCTCAAATCCAGCTACTCAAACCAGTGGTCACGCCACGGATGGATACGGCGAACAGCATTGAACAACAGGACACAGCAGATCCTCAAGGATTTTGACGTCAAGGCTCCCGGTCCTTCTGCGATTGCACACGAGCTTTCTGGTGGAAACCAGCAGAAAGTAATCGTCGGCCGTGAAGTATATAACTGTGGCAGCTTCGTCATCTTTGACCAACCGACCAGGGGATTGGACCTAGGCGCCATACACAACGTACATGCAGCCATTCTCCATGAAAAGGAAGCAGGCAAGGCAATCATGCTCGTATCGACTGAACTGTCGGAAATATTCATGCTCTGTGACAGGATTGCAGTGCTGTACAAAGGACAGCTCCAAGGCATTTATAGAGCCTCACAGCTGGATACGACAAAGATCGGCCTCCTGATGGCCGGTTATTCCATTGAAGGAGACACTGATGAATCCTAA
- a CDS encoding BMP family protein, which translates to MKKLAVIMTVACIAIGSLFANGTQETTTTATTGKKAIGDLKIALLLPGPINDQSWNATNYAGLEACNKQLGTHMEYIENVQASDFESTFRNYAERGYDLVMAAGTQFDEAANKVAKDYPDTTFCVVNGLQSDGANVAPVYPKEYEASYIAALIAGDVTKDGQFATIGGFPNKLMKQLLDVYEQVAVEKAKARGIADASATRAFANSWDDVALGKQMAETMIDKGADTLFVYANQVGLGSIQAAKEKGVKFIGFSGNQNDVAPGTVVASVVYDFKTLYIWAVQQYYDGTLTGGKVHEAGINEGIFNPVYTDQITDATKKDVEAGIADFKAGKVDLKAMFKE; encoded by the coding sequence CAGTCTGTTTGCCAACGGGACGCAGGAAACTACGACTACCGCAACAACAGGGAAAAAAGCTATCGGAGATTTGAAGATTGCCTTGCTCCTTCCTGGCCCCATCAATGACCAGAGCTGGAATGCAACCAACTATGCGGGCCTTGAAGCCTGCAACAAGCAACTGGGCACCCACATGGAATACATCGAAAATGTCCAGGCTTCTGACTTTGAATCGACTTTCAGGAACTATGCTGAAAGAGGCTATGACCTGGTCATGGCTGCAGGCACACAGTTCGATGAAGCAGCCAACAAAGTTGCAAAGGATTATCCTGATACCACATTCTGTGTCGTAAACGGCTTGCAGTCAGACGGCGCAAACGTAGCTCCGGTCTATCCAAAGGAGTATGAAGCCAGCTATATTGCGGCTTTGATCGCCGGAGACGTTACCAAGGACGGACAGTTCGCAACCATCGGCGGTTTCCCCAACAAGCTGATGAAACAGCTGCTCGATGTCTATGAACAGGTTGCCGTAGAAAAAGCCAAGGCAAGAGGTATTGCCGACGCTTCAGCTACCAGAGCCTTTGCAAACAGCTGGGATGACGTAGCACTGGGCAAACAGATGGCTGAAACCATGATAGACAAAGGAGCTGATACCCTGTTCGTCTATGCCAACCAGGTCGGCCTCGGTTCCATCCAGGCAGCCAAGGAGAAAGGCGTAAAGTTCATCGGGTTCTCCGGCAATCAGAATGATGTAGCCCCCGGTACTGTCGTTGCTTCCGTTGTCTATGATTTCAAGACATTGTACATCTGGGCTGTCCAGCAGTACTATGATGGCACACTGACAGGTGGCAAAGTCCATGAAGCCGGTATCAACGAAGGAATCTTCAATCCGGTATACACCGATCAGATCACAGATGCTACCAAGAAGGATGTAGAAGCCGGCATTGCCGATTTCAAAGCAGGAAAAGTTGACTTGAAGGCTATGTTCAAAGAATAA